A genomic window from Bdellovibrio sp. SKB1291214 includes:
- a CDS encoding HD domain-containing protein produces the protein MAAKTFLSSEQLVQAQEILNPPLMTPDGNVRQVFCFSSQSFSFWLGAKLEESLKNNPLWRETHPIILGSWARGELSPKSDIDILFCGDEDKVREFTNQLQEQGLKLRYRMPANTEDWTEGVEAFDVLALLKAKPLTPEGARKLFEQQKSIWAKKNMWRKVLLKAVKEERKTREKRFDSITNYLEPNLKYGPGGLRDLEQGLQIYELFSERFTNPGYALNVLNYYRDYLLSLRQKLHLEGHSDILSSSAQFDLGKWMGFKSHKDFMRSLQRGLSRVNFYSDWIIAVADAPEEVLKKIERQEFYKPSDLFSALEKNSSVLMQKKVREELDHLLPKEGLKKLGKLRGQELEQVLSVKAKDEFIYSIFRSRLIDKLVPEITRLVGYVQHDQYHRYTADSHILQACREIKRVFAKPKELGPLQTVAKELSAYDWQVLSWTCMYHDLAKGLESGDHAEVGTDIVVRDFKNFGFKKTFTDDVKWMVKNHLELSQAAFRKNSKDPRVWQELREKGVEKDALKRLAIFTAVDIRATNPEAWNEWKARLLAELVQNLESKKAQDYFTFRTLKAKKHLHISEEIYEELGPVLVESLSMTDLVEDLKKAESSTDSLPPKIMQTKQGEIWIRLHQKRDRKGILADYVGQFYSLGLGIRHASIHTLPKVGVYDWFQVTTQKNIKMLEALLKSSQLKEKEIPQVRFDEIQLMSAHDKEWVISFRGPDQAGLLASAAKALSDLNVSVKSARVHTWGRQVDDIFMLKAEGDPQELIKSLQARFKLAN, from the coding sequence ATGGCAGCCAAGACGTTTCTATCGAGTGAGCAGCTTGTACAAGCTCAAGAAATTCTAAATCCACCTTTAATGACACCTGATGGGAATGTCCGTCAGGTGTTTTGTTTTTCCAGCCAGAGTTTTTCATTTTGGTTAGGCGCAAAGCTTGAAGAATCTTTAAAAAACAATCCTCTTTGGCGTGAAACCCATCCGATTATTTTGGGCTCTTGGGCCCGTGGTGAATTGAGCCCGAAATCTGATATCGATATTTTATTCTGTGGCGACGAAGATAAGGTTCGTGAATTCACCAATCAACTTCAGGAACAGGGTTTAAAACTTCGCTACCGCATGCCTGCGAATACAGAAGATTGGACCGAGGGTGTGGAGGCCTTTGATGTTTTGGCATTGTTAAAAGCAAAGCCATTGACCCCGGAAGGTGCTCGTAAATTATTTGAACAGCAAAAAAGCATTTGGGCCAAAAAAAACATGTGGCGCAAAGTTTTGCTGAAAGCCGTTAAGGAAGAACGCAAGACTCGCGAAAAGCGTTTCGATTCTATCACTAATTACTTGGAACCCAATTTGAAGTACGGTCCGGGCGGCTTGCGTGATCTAGAGCAAGGTTTGCAGATTTACGAACTCTTTTCGGAAAGATTCACAAACCCTGGCTATGCACTGAATGTTTTAAATTACTACCGTGACTACTTATTAAGCCTTCGTCAGAAACTTCATCTGGAAGGTCACAGTGATATTTTATCCAGTTCAGCGCAGTTTGATCTGGGTAAATGGATGGGCTTTAAATCTCATAAGGATTTCATGCGCAGTCTGCAAAGAGGTTTGTCGCGGGTGAATTTCTATTCGGACTGGATCATTGCTGTTGCGGATGCTCCAGAGGAAGTTTTAAAGAAAATCGAACGCCAAGAGTTTTATAAACCGAGCGATCTGTTTTCTGCCTTAGAGAAAAACTCCAGTGTTTTGATGCAAAAGAAAGTTCGCGAAGAGTTAGATCATCTTTTGCCTAAAGAGGGTTTGAAAAAACTCGGCAAGCTTCGTGGTCAAGAATTAGAGCAAGTTCTAAGCGTGAAAGCTAAGGACGAATTCATTTACAGTATTTTTCGATCACGTTTAATTGATAAGCTCGTCCCAGAGATCACTCGGCTTGTGGGATACGTTCAACATGACCAGTATCACCGCTACACGGCTGATTCGCATATCCTGCAGGCATGTCGTGAAATTAAACGCGTCTTTGCAAAGCCGAAAGAGTTAGGTCCTTTGCAAACCGTCGCCAAAGAGCTCTCTGCCTATGACTGGCAAGTCCTGTCTTGGACTTGTATGTATCACGATCTTGCAAAAGGCCTAGAGAGTGGAGATCACGCTGAAGTTGGAACTGATATCGTCGTTCGTGATTTTAAAAACTTCGGCTTTAAAAAAACTTTCACGGATGACGTTAAATGGATGGTGAAAAATCACCTGGAGCTTTCTCAAGCCGCTTTCCGTAAAAACTCCAAGGACCCACGTGTGTGGCAAGAACTTCGGGAGAAGGGTGTCGAGAAAGATGCATTAAAGCGCCTCGCGATCTTTACAGCGGTTGATATCCGAGCCACCAATCCTGAAGCTTGGAACGAGTGGAAAGCGCGCCTATTGGCAGAGCTGGTTCAAAATCTAGAAAGTAAGAAGGCACAAGACTATTTCACATTCAGAACTTTAAAAGCAAAAAAGCATCTGCATATCTCTGAAGAGATCTATGAAGAGTTAGGTCCAGTATTGGTCGAGAGTCTTTCAATGACTGATTTGGTAGAAGATCTAAAAAAGGCAGAGTCATCAACAGACTCTTTACCTCCGAAAATCATGCAAACCAAACAAGGTGAAATCTGGATTCGTCTGCATCAAAAGCGTGACCGCAAAGGGATCTTGGCGGATTACGTTGGGCAGTTTTACTCTTTAGGTTTGGGTATTCGCCATGCATCTATTCATACGCTTCCGAAGGTGGGAGTTTATGACTGGTTCCAAGTGACGACCCAAAAGAATATCAAAATGTTAGAAGCTCTTTTGAAGTCTTCGCAATTAAAAGAAAAAGAAATTCCCCAAGTCCGTTTCGACGAAATTCAACTGATGAGTGCCCACGATAAAGAATGGGTCATCAGCTTCCGTGGTCCTGACCAAGCCGGGTTATTGGCATCTGCTGCAAAGGCCCTGAGTGATTTGAATGTCAGCGTGAAATCCGCACGTGTTCACACATGGGGACGTCAAGTGGACGATATCTTTATGTTGAAAGCCGAAGGCGATCCGCAAGAGTTGATCAAGTCTTTGCAAGCGCGATTTAAATTGGCGAACTAA
- a CDS encoding PilZ domain-containing protein gives MQRFIDDCPRSYTHLNGKRRETLCSVFALQLLMQKNPAQNIKVQRTVLSLVSGKTWSHFETAFRGCLVRQCHSLEALKIQLKENQRALLLLEFEHCTARHIEAFLSLVPVRPKNRNGQQVRMIMLAKSMEMAAFQKYGRHPDLLLILKSDLVKAYYLTSKFLHGDQVYMRSSVRQATSSPVVVKSTNWISQENLSQRKGRFLDFAKQGARLYLPQRTFKTKDFVSVLYQLENQDWITVECQLRWEEATTDGGQMIGVQFLAIA, from the coding sequence GTGCAGAGATTTATCGACGACTGTCCAAGATCCTATACACATTTAAATGGAAAACGTCGCGAAACCCTGTGCTCTGTTTTTGCATTGCAGTTACTTATGCAGAAAAATCCCGCCCAAAATATTAAGGTGCAGCGCACAGTTCTGTCTCTTGTTTCAGGAAAAACCTGGTCTCATTTTGAGACGGCATTTCGTGGCTGTCTGGTTCGCCAGTGCCACAGCCTAGAAGCTTTAAAGATTCAGCTTAAAGAAAACCAGCGGGCCCTGCTTCTGCTTGAGTTTGAGCACTGCACAGCTCGTCATATCGAGGCTTTTTTGTCTTTAGTGCCAGTAAGACCTAAAAATAGAAATGGTCAGCAAGTCCGTATGATTATGTTGGCTAAGAGTATGGAAATGGCTGCTTTTCAAAAGTATGGACGGCATCCAGACCTGTTGCTGATTTTAAAATCAGATCTGGTAAAGGCTTACTATCTAACAAGTAAATTCTTGCATGGGGATCAGGTTTATATGCGTTCCTCGGTACGACAGGCGACGAGTTCGCCGGTGGTTGTGAAAAGTACGAACTGGATCAGTCAGGAAAACCTGTCGCAACGTAAAGGCCGCTTCCTGGATTTTGCCAAACAGGGGGCAAGGCTCTACTTGCCGCAAAGAACTTTTAAAACCAAAGACTTCGTTTCAGTTTTATATCAATTAGAAAATCAAGATTGGATCACAGTGGAGTGTCAGCTACGTTGGGAAGAGGCCACAACAGACGGTGGTCAAATGATCGGTGTGCAGTTCTTGGCGATCGCTTA